The nucleotide sequence CTACGATCTTTAACGCAAGGGAGATCATGAGCGTCGCAGGACAAGGCCTCCCTGTCAATTCGAATACGGCATCTTTAGTTGTTGCATATCTAGCAGACTTTGAGCAAGCAAACAGGGATATCATACCTGTTGTGTCTGTCACGTCCGTATTAGGATGGCAGAAAGGCATGAAAACCTTTCTTTGGGGTAAGCAGGTCCTTGCGTCGCCAGGATCGAACAACCATGTCGTGTTCAAAGCGCAAGAGGATGGCGATGATCAGATTGCCTCTGGGTTTTACTCTAAAGGATCATACCAAGCATGGGTCAAAATAATCAACAGCTTGTATGACCATGAACGATCGATAATGATGGTCTACGCTTCGTTCATCTCTCCTTTCTTGAAAATAATCGAGGCAAACAACTTCGTTGTAGACCTTGCATTTTCAAGCTCTAAAGGAAAGTCAATAGCCTTGCGTTGTTCCGCATCCGCTTGGGGCGACCCTTCTGGAACTGGAAATACGGTGTTCTTCACCTGGAAGACATCCGAAGCATGGATTGGTCAAACTGCCACGCTTGTCACCGACCATCCGTTAATTCTTGATGAAACAAAGCTTGCCGGAACAGCCGGCAAGAAAGGAGAAGCTGCCAGCAAGGTAAGTTCAACGATTTATCAGGTATCAAGCGGACAAGACAAAAGAAGGGGTTCACTTAAAGGAACAAGGAGAACCGGCACTTGGCGTTTGGTCCTTTTGTCAACCGGGGAACAACGTGCCGTTGATTTCTGCAAGGAAGACGGCGGTGCCCATGCTCGCGTCTTAAGTCTTTGGGGAATGCCATTCTCGGGCGACAACCTCGCGGACTACGTCAACAATGTAGAACTCACGGTCAAAGAAAACTTCGGTCATGCCGGCCCCAAGGTGGTCAAGTTCATCCTCGCGAACCAACGCGATTGGCCGCTGTGGCGCGAGACCTATCTGGAGCTTCGCCGACATTACACCAAACTTGCCGGCGGCAATAACATCGCGGCGCGGCTCAACGACCAACTCGCCGTCCTCAACACGGTGATCCCTTTGGTCCACGCCGCCCTGCCCGAGTTGAAGCCCAAGCGGCCTATCAGGGAGTACCTTGATGCCATCTGGAACACGGTCAGCAAGAATGCCATGGAAGCAGACAGAGCGACCGTTGCCTTACGGCATGTATATGACTGGTCGGTTGCAAACAGAGACAAGTTCTTCGATGGCAAGTCTCAAGACAGCAACCAGCACTATGTTCCGTCTATGGGATGGGCTGGACGATGGGACAATGGCAAATGGAGTGAGATAGCTTACCTCAAACCCCAGTTAACAAAGATCATTGAGGAGTCCGTCGGCGAACCCGATGCGATTATCAGAACGTGGGCTGACCGAGACTGGCTCTACAAAGACAGGCAAGGTCGAAACCAACGACAACTGACGATCCGTGGACAGAAGGCTTGGGTTTACTGCCTTAAGAAGGCAACCATCGAGACGGAACTTGGCATCAAGTTCGACGATGATGCAACATGGAATACCAAGAATTTCAAACCAACATTTTAAACAGGAGCGAGGAAGAAAGGGGCATCCTGCGGCCCTGAGGGCCGCAGGACAGCCCTGCAGGATGTTTTTATACAATAAAAACGGTTGTTTATGTGCAATTTCCTGGGAGTCCTGAGGATTTTAGTGGGTGTGGTCGAAGGGGAACCCAAACGCACTTTCCCTCGTTTGGTCCCCTCTCAAAAGGGGCTACCCTTGTTTTACGCAGTCCCGCAGGAATTCAAGAAAAATTTAATAACATACTGAAAAATATTTATT is from Solidesulfovibrio magneticus RS-1 and encodes:
- a CDS encoding DUF927 domain-containing protein: MSCSYPAISIVPSEFLRIVWKDFAQKAIQNICTLNSNATYNFELPTELNLIDSTVKSLIAKGSNVYFQVGLQSHKSGPHKRGKEVTTVAIPGFWDDTDILGPGHKQQRLPKDQDAALELIFDFPLHPTLIVHSGGGLYPFWLFKNPWVFTSDADREAAKDLSKQFQTALHDRGRRRGYELDSTSNLDRLLRIPGSVNFKMPETPRPVHVLYFDPNKRYTLDEIKDHLPAKAIAVVAPPAQKGTSIPSGERKYPPADLNKIVQGCAWMRHIRDDATALTEPEWYAGISILSRCQAGRSITHQWSKPYQGYKQEETDKKFDDALNNAGPRTCENIRQSCGGEAYCSKCSSWGKVKSPAILGKSQAFIKEYVADSLPGAPVSQGIVIPEGYVVSLEHGVERIEMRGKGDAKFEVRTKILITPLVISKRLVDVNNGEESIEIAWLRDEVWKPRIESRSTIFNAREIMSVAGQGLPVNSNTASLVVAYLADFEQANRDIIPVVSVTSVLGWQKGMKTFLWGKQVLASPGSNNHVVFKAQEDGDDQIASGFYSKGSYQAWVKIINSLYDHERSIMMVYASFISPFLKIIEANNFVVDLAFSSSKGKSIALRCSASAWGDPSGTGNTVFFTWKTSEAWIGQTATLVTDHPLILDETKLAGTAGKKGEAASKVSSTIYQVSSGQDKRRGSLKGTRRTGTWRLVLLSTGEQRAVDFCKEDGGAHARVLSLWGMPFSGDNLADYVNNVELTVKENFGHAGPKVVKFILANQRDWPLWRETYLELRRHYTKLAGGNNIAARLNDQLAVLNTVIPLVHAALPELKPKRPIREYLDAIWNTVSKNAMEADRATVALRHVYDWSVANRDKFFDGKSQDSNQHYVPSMGWAGRWDNGKWSEIAYLKPQLTKIIEESVGEPDAIIRTWADRDWLYKDRQGRNQRQLTIRGQKAWVYCLKKATIETELGIKFDDDATWNTKNFKPTF